From Rhodococcus antarcticus, the proteins below share one genomic window:
- a CDS encoding DUF3099 domain-containing protein codes for MSVTSTLHRNHHHTAADRDTVLITDAPVSFTEQHDARVRKYVLLMSLRIPALVLAAVLYAATGLWWLPLIVVAASLPLPWVAVLIANDGPPRAREDVDRYIWGTEVQAPAIAAPARRELDAAKHQD; via the coding sequence GTGTCCGTCACCAGCACCCTCCACCGCAACCACCACCACACCGCCGCAGACCGTGACACCGTCCTCATCACCGACGCTCCCGTGTCCTTCACCGAGCAGCACGACGCCCGGGTCCGCAAGTACGTCCTGCTCATGTCGCTGCGCATCCCGGCCCTCGTGCTCGCGGCCGTGCTCTACGCCGCGACCGGGCTGTGGTGGCTGCCGCTGATCGTCGTCGCCGCATCCCTGCCGCTGCCGTGGGTGGCCGTGCTCATCGCCAACGACGGCCCGCCCCGTGCGCGCGAGGACGTCGACCGCTACATCTGGGGCACCGAGGTCCAGGCACCGGCGATCGCGGCGCCCGCACGTCGTGAGCTCGACGCCGCCAAGCACCAGGACTGA
- a CDS encoding ANTAR domain-containing protein, with product MEPFPAAVPDHLRELYLDALSGRTVSPSALCVACTLVLPVQDASVVSVLGHGSLELAGASDGAAAGLVEHQLGAGDGPTLEALSRGGPVLLADQGRGVGTTRWPLLAAAHPEALAGAVYALPLQRGAIRLGVLTLRRPDTTPLAAAEFAAVVDAAETVTTVLLLDGVAAAPGPPQEHGGWPHDNPLTAEVHQATGMVLAQLDVGVREAYLRLRAHAFAEGLPLSEVAHAVVARTLRFTPELDHPRPDGR from the coding sequence GTGGAGCCGTTCCCCGCGGCGGTGCCCGACCACCTGCGCGAGCTGTACCTCGACGCGCTGTCGGGGCGCACGGTGTCCCCGTCGGCCCTGTGCGTGGCGTGCACCCTCGTCCTGCCCGTGCAGGACGCGTCCGTCGTCTCCGTGCTCGGCCACGGCTCCCTCGAGCTGGCCGGTGCGAGCGACGGCGCGGCCGCAGGGCTGGTGGAGCACCAGCTCGGTGCCGGGGACGGACCGACGCTCGAGGCCCTCTCCCGAGGCGGCCCCGTCCTGCTGGCCGACCAGGGCCGTGGCGTGGGCACCACCCGGTGGCCGCTGCTGGCGGCGGCGCACCCCGAGGCGCTGGCCGGAGCCGTCTACGCCCTCCCCCTGCAGCGCGGCGCCATCCGGCTGGGGGTGCTGACCCTGCGCCGCCCGGACACCACGCCGCTGGCGGCGGCCGAGTTCGCCGCCGTGGTCGACGCCGCCGAGACCGTGACGACCGTGCTGCTGCTCGACGGGGTGGCCGCCGCGCCCGGACCACCCCAGGAGCACGGCGGGTGGCCGCACGACAACCCGCTGACCGCCGAGGTGCACCAGGCGACGGGCATGGTGCTGGCCCAGCTCGACGTGGGGGTGCGCGAGGCCTACCTCCGCCTGCGCGCGCACGCCTTCGCCGAGGGGCTCCCGCTCTCGGAGGTGGCGCACGCGGTGGTCGCCCGCACGCTGCGCTTCACCCCCGAGCTCGACCACCCCCGTCCCGACGGCCGGTGA
- a CDS encoding SulP family inorganic anion transporter, with protein MDPATTARGPAATFLLEHASRVRNLLPARADLTAVRRDPRRDLVAGLTVAVVALPLALAFGVASGLGAQAGLATAVVAGIVAAVFGGSNLQVSGPTGAMTVVLIPIVHTYGASGVLMVGAMAGLVLIAMALARLGRYVRLLPISLVEGFTAGIAVVIALQQVPAALGVADPAGEKVWARAADAVRQSLAHLHPAAPLTALGVAAVMLLGARWRPGVPFSLVGVALAALLATVLPLGLTTLGALPSGLPTPSLAFLHPSAAGALLTSALAIAALAALESLLCATVADGMTVGERHDPDRELFGQGLANLVVPVFGGVPATAAIARTAVNVRAGARSRLAAVTHAVVLLVVVLLAAPLVSSIPLAALAGVLFATCVRMVEVSSLRALLRSTRTDAVIVTLTFGVTVAVDLVTAVGVGIAAAVVLALRAVARSARLDQVPVDGGDHSDEERALLDEHVVAYRLEGPLFFAAAHRVLLELADIADVRVVILRMSRVSALDATGAHVLGDTITTLERRGTTVLISGITPDHDAVLATLGVGAQLRADGLVFADTPSAITAARQLVEAQLHPARA; from the coding sequence ATGGACCCAGCGACGACGGCCAGGGGACCCGCGGCCACGTTCCTCCTGGAGCACGCGTCCCGGGTCCGCAACCTGCTGCCGGCGCGGGCCGACCTCACCGCGGTGCGCCGCGACCCGCGCCGCGACCTGGTCGCCGGACTGACGGTTGCCGTCGTCGCGCTGCCCCTGGCGCTGGCCTTCGGGGTGGCCTCGGGGCTCGGCGCCCAGGCCGGGCTCGCCACCGCCGTGGTCGCCGGCATCGTCGCGGCCGTCTTCGGGGGCTCCAACCTGCAGGTCTCCGGACCCACCGGGGCCATGACGGTCGTGCTCATCCCGATCGTGCACACCTACGGGGCGTCCGGGGTGCTCATGGTGGGGGCGATGGCCGGGCTGGTCCTGATCGCCATGGCGCTGGCCCGCCTGGGTCGCTACGTGCGCCTGCTGCCCATCTCGCTCGTCGAGGGCTTCACCGCAGGCATCGCGGTCGTCATCGCCCTGCAGCAGGTCCCGGCCGCGCTCGGGGTGGCAGACCCGGCGGGGGAGAAGGTGTGGGCGCGGGCCGCCGACGCGGTGCGGCAGTCGCTGGCCCACCTGCACCCCGCCGCGCCGCTCACCGCGCTCGGTGTCGCGGCGGTGATGCTGCTCGGGGCGCGGTGGCGACCGGGGGTGCCGTTCTCGCTGGTGGGCGTCGCGCTCGCCGCCCTGCTCGCGACCGTGCTTCCGCTGGGGCTCACCACGCTCGGTGCACTGCCGTCCGGTCTGCCCACGCCCTCCCTCGCGTTCCTGCACCCCTCGGCGGCCGGCGCGCTGCTCACCTCGGCGCTGGCCATCGCCGCGCTGGCCGCCCTGGAGAGCCTGCTGTGCGCCACCGTGGCCGACGGCATGACCGTGGGGGAGCGGCACGACCCGGACCGCGAGCTGTTCGGCCAGGGCCTGGCGAACCTGGTGGTCCCCGTGTTCGGGGGCGTCCCGGCCACCGCAGCCATCGCCCGGACCGCGGTCAACGTCCGGGCCGGCGCACGGTCGCGGTTGGCAGCAGTGACCCACGCCGTGGTCCTGCTCGTCGTGGTCCTCCTCGCCGCACCGCTGGTCTCCTCGATCCCCCTGGCGGCGCTGGCCGGCGTCCTGTTCGCCACCTGCGTGCGGATGGTCGAGGTGAGCTCCCTGCGGGCCCTGCTCCGCTCGACCCGCACCGACGCCGTCATCGTCACCCTGACGTTCGGGGTCACGGTGGCCGTGGACCTGGTGACCGCGGTCGGGGTCGGCATCGCCGCGGCAGTGGTGCTGGCGCTGCGCGCCGTGGCCCGCAGCGCACGGCTGGACCAGGTGCCCGTGGACGGCGGTGACCACTCCGACGAGGAGCGCGCCCTGCTCGACGAGCACGTGGTCGCCTACCGGCTCGAGGGTCCGCTGTTCTTCGCCGCCGCCCACCGCGTCCTGCTCGAGCTGGCCGACATCGCCGACGTGCGGGTGGTCATCCTGCGGATGTCGCGGGTCAGCGCGCTCGACGCCACCGGCGCCCACGTGCTGGGCGACACCATCACCACCCTCGAGCGCCGCGGCACCACCGTGCTGATCTCGGGCATCACCCCCGACCACGACGCGGTGCTCGCCACCCTCGGCGTAGGGGCCCAGCTCCGCGCCGACGGGCTCGTCTTCGCCGACACCCCCTCGGCGATCACCGCGGCCCGGCAGCTCGTCGAGGCCCAGCTCCACCCCGCCCGTGCGTGA
- the narH gene encoding nitrate reductase subunit beta — MRVMAQMAMVMNLDKCIGCHTCSVTCKQAWTNRTGTEYMWWNNVETRPGQGYPRTYEDQEVWQGGWALSRRGGLVLKAGGRLKNLLSIFSSPKMPSIGDYYEPWTYDYDTLLSSPLQEHVPVARPYSLISGEPMKIEWSANWDDDLGGSPTLTKNDPILKKVSEEITLSYEQTFMFHLPRICEHCLNPSCAASCPSGAIYKRTEDGIVLVDQDKCRGWRKCVTGCPYKKIFFNHKTGKAEKCTFCFPRIEVGTPTICSETCVGRLRYIGLVLYDADKVLEAASVEDEADLLASQRAVFLDPNDPEVIAAAEAAGIARDWITAAQKSPIWALITTYQVALPLHPEYRTMPMVWYIPPLSPVVDAVAETGVDAEQVDTLFAAIESLRIPVEYLAELFTAGDPKPVSDVLRKLAAMRSYMRDINLGREPQPGIPASVGMTEEQMYEMYRLLAIAAYDERYVIPPAHAETAHNLEELATECSLDRDGGPGMGGSGPFGEGSGGPVALSVENFHALKQRQTSDTIADPADKSSRVNLLNWDGNGRPSGMFPADPPAGP, encoded by the coding sequence ATGAGGGTCATGGCGCAGATGGCGATGGTGATGAACCTGGACAAGTGCATCGGCTGCCACACCTGCAGCGTGACGTGCAAGCAGGCGTGGACCAACCGCACGGGCACCGAGTACATGTGGTGGAACAACGTCGAGACCCGGCCCGGCCAGGGCTACCCCCGCACCTACGAGGACCAGGAGGTGTGGCAGGGCGGCTGGGCGCTGTCCCGCCGCGGGGGGCTCGTGCTCAAGGCCGGGGGCCGGCTGAAGAACCTGCTCTCGATCTTCTCCAGCCCCAAGATGCCCAGCATCGGCGACTACTACGAGCCCTGGACCTACGACTACGACACCCTGCTGAGCTCGCCGCTGCAGGAGCACGTGCCCGTCGCCCGGCCGTACTCCCTGATCAGTGGCGAGCCGATGAAGATCGAGTGGAGCGCCAACTGGGACGACGACCTGGGGGGCTCGCCGACGCTCACCAAGAACGACCCCATCCTCAAGAAGGTCTCGGAGGAGATCACCCTCAGCTACGAGCAGACCTTCATGTTCCACCTGCCCCGGATCTGCGAGCACTGCCTCAACCCCTCGTGCGCCGCGTCGTGTCCCTCGGGGGCGATCTACAAGCGCACCGAGGACGGCATCGTCCTGGTCGACCAGGACAAGTGCCGGGGCTGGCGCAAGTGCGTCACCGGCTGTCCCTACAAGAAGATCTTCTTCAACCACAAGACCGGCAAGGCGGAGAAGTGCACGTTCTGCTTCCCCCGCATCGAGGTCGGCACGCCCACGATCTGCTCCGAGACGTGCGTCGGGCGCCTGCGCTACATCGGGCTGGTCCTCTACGACGCCGACAAGGTCCTCGAGGCCGCCTCCGTCGAGGACGAGGCCGACCTGCTGGCCTCCCAGCGGGCGGTGTTCCTCGACCCGAACGACCCCGAGGTCATCGCTGCGGCCGAGGCCGCGGGCATCGCGCGCGACTGGATCACCGCCGCCCAGAAGTCCCCGATCTGGGCGCTCATCACCACCTACCAGGTGGCTCTTCCGCTGCACCCGGAGTACCGAACCATGCCGATGGTCTGGTACATCCCGCCGCTGTCCCCGGTGGTCGACGCGGTCGCCGAGACCGGGGTCGACGCCGAGCAGGTGGACACCCTGTTCGCGGCCATCGAGTCGCTGCGCATCCCGGTGGAGTACCTCGCCGAGCTCTTCACCGCCGGCGACCCGAAGCCCGTCTCGGACGTGCTGCGCAAGCTCGCCGCGATGCGCAGCTACATGCGCGACATCAACCTCGGCCGCGAGCCGCAGCCCGGCATCCCCGCCTCGGTGGGGATGACCGAGGAGCAGATGTACGAGATGTACCGGCTGCTCGCCATCGCCGCCTACGACGAGCGCTACGTCATCCCCCCCGCCCACGCCGAGACCGCGCACAACCTGGAGGAGCTGGCCACCGAGTGCAGCCTCGACCGTGACGGCGGCCCCGGCATGGGCGGGTCGGGCCCGTTCGGCGAGGGGTCCGGCGGCCCCGTGGCCCTGTCGGTGGAGAACTTCCACGCCCTCAAGCAGCGGCAGACCTCCGACACGATCGCCGACCCGGCCGACAAGAGCAGCCGGGTGAACCTGCTCAACTGGGACGGCAACGGCCGCCCCAGCGGGATGTTCCCCGCCGACCCGCCGGCCGGCCCGTGA
- the narI gene encoding respiratory nitrate reductase subunit gamma translates to MTSTTDVVLWVVVPYVCLAVFVVGHLWRYRYDKFGWTTRSSQLYERRLLRLGSPLFHFGILGVFLGHVVGLGVPESWTSAVGVSEGLYHFLALSLGALAGAATIVGMAILIYRRRTVGPVFSATTRMDKVMYLVLGTVITLGLANTVLATFVGGYDYRLGVSVWFRGIFVLQPHPELMGAAPIGFQAHGLAALALFALWPFTRLVHVFSAPVGYLWRPYVVYRSKDVALGARAERPGWEHVQVPTPRGRR, encoded by the coding sequence ATGACCAGCACCACCGACGTCGTCCTCTGGGTCGTCGTGCCCTACGTGTGCCTGGCGGTGTTCGTCGTCGGGCACCTCTGGCGCTACCGCTACGACAAGTTCGGCTGGACCACCCGCTCGTCGCAGCTCTACGAGCGCCGGCTGCTGCGCCTCGGCTCGCCGCTGTTCCACTTCGGCATCCTGGGGGTGTTCCTCGGTCACGTCGTCGGCCTCGGCGTCCCGGAGAGCTGGACCAGTGCCGTCGGTGTCTCCGAGGGGCTGTACCACTTCCTCGCCCTCAGCCTCGGGGCGCTGGCCGGCGCCGCGACCATCGTGGGCATGGCGATCCTGATCTACCGCCGCCGCACCGTCGGCCCGGTGTTCAGCGCCACCACCCGGATGGACAAGGTGATGTACCTGGTGCTCGGCACGGTGATCACCCTGGGCCTGGCCAACACCGTGCTGGCCACCTTCGTCGGTGGCTACGACTACCGCCTGGGCGTCTCGGTCTGGTTCCGCGGGATCTTCGTGCTCCAGCCGCACCCCGAGCTCATGGGTGCGGCGCCGATCGGGTTCCAGGCCCACGGGCTGGCCGCGCTGGCGCTGTTCGCGCTGTGGCCCTTCACCCGCCTCGTGCACGTCTTCAGCGCTCCGGTGGGCTACCTGTGGCGGCCCTACGTCGTCTACCGCAGCAAGGACGTCGCGCTCGGCGCCCGCGCGGAGCGGCCTGGCTGGGAGCACGTCCAGGTCCCGACCCCACGCGGGCGCCGCTGA
- a CDS encoding cupin domain-containing protein, translating to MQKMSLTALSRSQLALARAATSGRSAHTVIGGHEHTLRQTMIALAAGHSLDEHENPGEATVHVLLGRVVLKAGQDSWEGSPGDLLTVPDARHSLTAVEDSTVLLTVATRS from the coding sequence GTGCAGAAGATGTCGCTCACCGCCCTGTCCCGCAGCCAGCTCGCCCTGGCCAGGGCCGCCACCAGCGGGCGCAGCGCCCACACCGTGATCGGCGGGCACGAGCACACGCTCCGCCAGACGATGATCGCCCTGGCCGCCGGGCACAGCCTCGACGAGCACGAGAACCCCGGCGAGGCCACCGTGCACGTCCTGCTCGGTCGCGTGGTGCTGAAGGCGGGACAGGACAGCTGGGAGGGCTCCCCCGGGGACCTGCTGACCGTCCCCGACGCCCGCCACTCGCTGACCGCGGTGGAGGACTCCACCGTGCTGCTCACCGTGGCCACCCGCTCCTGA
- the narJ gene encoding nitrate reductase molybdenum cofactor assembly chaperone: protein MSTLDPEATAVVYLVASRTLDYPDPRLVSDLPLLRAALSTVPAAHRGELDALLDHLGSVPLVTLAADYVATFDLRRRCCLYLSYYAHGDTRKRGMALLAFKQTFRRGKVELLGNELPDHLCVVLEFAATAHLQQGRRLLLEHRAGLEMLRIALRDSGSPYALALTAVSQTLPPLAGDERDAVARLAAEGPPGEDVGIEPFAPPDLAGARP, encoded by the coding sequence GTGAGCACCCTCGACCCCGAGGCGACCGCCGTGGTCTACCTGGTCGCCTCCCGGACGCTGGACTACCCCGACCCCCGGCTCGTGTCCGACCTCCCGCTGCTGCGCGCGGCGCTGTCGACAGTGCCGGCCGCGCACCGGGGAGAGCTCGACGCGCTGCTCGACCACCTCGGGTCGGTTCCGCTGGTCACCCTGGCCGCCGACTACGTGGCCACCTTCGACCTGCGCCGCCGGTGCTGCCTCTACCTGAGCTACTACGCCCACGGTGACACCCGCAAGCGGGGGATGGCCCTGCTGGCGTTCAAGCAGACCTTCCGGCGCGGGAAGGTCGAGCTCCTCGGCAACGAGCTGCCCGACCACCTGTGCGTGGTCCTCGAGTTCGCCGCCACCGCCCACCTGCAGCAGGGCCGCAGGCTGCTGCTCGAGCACCGGGCCGGCCTGGAGATGCTCCGGATCGCGCTGCGCGACAGCGGGTCCCCCTACGCGCTCGCCCTGACCGCCGTCAGCCAGACCCTGCCGCCGCTGGCCGGGGACGAGCGCGACGCGGTGGCCCGGCTGGCCGCCGAGGGTCCACCGGGCGAGGACGTCGGCATCGAGCCCTTCGCACCCCCCGACCTGGCAGGAGCCCGGCCATGA
- a CDS encoding three-helix bundle dimerization domain-containing protein, whose translation MSTLTDLATHTLLAPGPDELEQHELDRVLARLTAEFPDVRPEVVAELVLRAHRRFDGCRLRTYVPLFVERSVRSTLRLPPAP comes from the coding sequence ATGAGCACGCTGACCGACCTGGCCACCCACACCCTCCTCGCCCCGGGGCCGGACGAGCTCGAGCAGCACGAGCTGGACCGGGTCCTCGCCCGGCTGACCGCGGAGTTCCCGGACGTCCGGCCGGAGGTGGTGGCAGAGCTGGTCCTGCGCGCGCACCGCCGCTTCGACGGCTGCCGGCTGCGCACGTACGTCCCCCTGTTCGTCGAGCGGTCGGTGCGCAGCACCCTCCGGCTGCCGCCGGCGCCCTGA
- a CDS encoding phosphoenolpyruvate carboxykinase (GTP), whose product MTVTTDLAARAPAPTEHGELLRWVAEVVALTRPDDVVWCDGSRAEWDRLTTQLVDAGTFVRLDEKAKPSSFWCVSDPADVARVEDRTFICSELELDAGPTNHWMHPAEMTAVLDDLYRGAMVGRTLYVVPFCMGPLGAADPKLGVQITDSAYVAVSMQVMTRMGARVLKALGSDAPFVKALHSVGAPLAPGQADVAWPCNETKFICHFPETREIRSYGSGYGGNALLGKKCFSLRIASVMGRDEGWLAEHMLILKLTSPAGAVHFVAAAFPSACGKTNLAMLSPTIPGWTVQTLGDDIAWMRPGADGRLYAVNPELGFFGVAPGTGPHTNPHAMTTLERGHTIFTNVALTDGGDVWWEGATDVPPAHLTDWHGQSWTPETGTPAAHPNSRYCTPMAQCPILAPEWDDPAGVPISAIFFGGRRRSTVPLVLESRSWAHGTFLGATLSSETTAAATGAVGVVRRDPMAMLPFLGYHVGDYLQHWLDVGARAGSAAPKIFYVNWFRRGPEGQFLWPGFGENSRVLKWAVERIEGTASGVQTPLGVVPTPGSLDLDGLDVDPADLAAALAVDREQWRDELPLLEEWFATIGDRLPGALRDELTDLRVRLG is encoded by the coding sequence GTGACCGTGACCACCGATCTCGCCGCCCGCGCCCCCGCTCCCACCGAGCACGGCGAGCTGCTGCGCTGGGTGGCGGAGGTCGTCGCGCTCACCAGGCCCGACGACGTGGTGTGGTGCGACGGCTCCCGGGCCGAGTGGGACCGCCTGACCACCCAGCTCGTGGACGCCGGCACGTTCGTCCGGCTCGACGAGAAGGCCAAGCCCAGCTCGTTCTGGTGCGTCTCCGACCCTGCGGACGTCGCGCGGGTGGAGGACCGCACCTTCATCTGCTCCGAGCTGGAGCTCGACGCCGGCCCCACCAACCACTGGATGCACCCGGCGGAGATGACCGCGGTGCTGGACGACCTCTACCGCGGGGCCATGGTCGGACGGACCCTCTACGTCGTCCCGTTCTGCATGGGCCCCCTCGGCGCGGCCGACCCGAAGCTCGGGGTGCAGATCACCGACTCCGCCTACGTCGCGGTGAGCATGCAGGTGATGACCCGGATGGGCGCGCGCGTGCTGAAGGCGTTGGGGTCCGACGCCCCGTTCGTCAAGGCCCTGCACTCGGTGGGGGCTCCGCTCGCACCCGGCCAGGCCGACGTCGCGTGGCCCTGCAACGAGACCAAGTTCATCTGCCACTTCCCGGAGACCCGCGAGATCCGCAGCTACGGCTCGGGCTACGGCGGCAACGCGCTGCTGGGCAAGAAGTGCTTCTCGCTGCGGATCGCGTCGGTGATGGGGCGCGACGAGGGCTGGCTCGCCGAGCACATGCTCATCCTCAAGCTCACCTCGCCCGCGGGCGCCGTGCACTTCGTCGCGGCGGCGTTCCCGTCCGCCTGCGGCAAGACCAACCTCGCGATGCTCTCGCCCACCATCCCGGGCTGGACGGTGCAGACCCTCGGCGACGACATCGCCTGGATGCGGCCGGGCGCCGACGGTCGGCTCTACGCCGTCAACCCCGAGCTCGGCTTCTTCGGCGTCGCCCCGGGCACCGGTCCGCACACCAACCCGCACGCGATGACCACCCTCGAGCGCGGGCACACGATCTTCACCAACGTCGCGCTCACCGACGGCGGCGACGTGTGGTGGGAGGGGGCCACGGACGTGCCGCCCGCCCACCTCACCGACTGGCACGGGCAGAGCTGGACCCCGGAGACAGGCACCCCGGCAGCGCACCCCAACTCCCGCTACTGCACACCCATGGCGCAGTGCCCGATCCTCGCCCCGGAGTGGGACGACCCGGCGGGCGTGCCGATCTCGGCCATCTTCTTCGGCGGCCGGCGCCGCAGCACCGTGCCGCTGGTCCTCGAGTCCCGCAGCTGGGCCCACGGGACGTTCCTCGGCGCGACGCTGTCCAGCGAGACGACGGCCGCGGCCACCGGTGCGGTGGGCGTGGTGCGCCGCGACCCGATGGCCATGCTGCCGTTCCTCGGCTACCACGTGGGCGACTACCTGCAGCACTGGCTCGACGTGGGTGCCCGCGCCGGGTCGGCGGCACCGAAGATCTTCTACGTCAACTGGTTCCGGCGCGGCCCGGAGGGGCAGTTCCTGTGGCCCGGGTTCGGCGAGAACAGCCGCGTGCTGAAGTGGGCGGTCGAGCGCATCGAGGGCACGGCGTCCGGGGTGCAGACTCCGCTGGGCGTCGTGCCCACCCCCGGGTCGCTGGACCTGGACGGCCTCGACGTCGACCCGGCCGACCTGGCCGCGGCGCTGGCCGTGGACCGGGAGCAGTGGCGGGACGAGCTCCCGCTGCTGGAGGAGTGGTTCGCGACCATCGGCGACCGGCTGCCCGGTGCGCTGCGCGACGAGCTCACCGACCTGCGGGTGCGGCTGGGCTGA
- a CDS encoding ArsR/SmtB family transcription factor: protein MSGAGGTVPLYQAKAELFRTLGHPVRIRVLELLQDGPRPVRELLVDTGVEASNMSQQLAVLRRSGLVSSSRRGSTVLYTLATPDVADLLRSARQILAAVLTGQDELLTELRSASD, encoded by the coding sequence GTGAGCGGGGCGGGCGGGACGGTGCCGCTCTACCAGGCCAAGGCCGAGCTGTTCCGGACCCTGGGCCACCCGGTCCGCATCCGGGTGCTCGAGCTCCTGCAGGACGGACCACGGCCGGTGCGCGAGCTGCTGGTAGACACGGGCGTCGAGGCGTCCAACATGTCCCAGCAGCTCGCGGTGCTGCGCCGCTCCGGCCTGGTGTCGTCCTCCCGGCGGGGATCGACCGTGCTCTACACCCTGGCCACCCCGGACGTGGCGGACCTGCTGCGCTCGGCCCGCCAGATCCTCGCCGCGGTCCTCACCGGCCAGGACGAGCTGCTCACCGAGCTCCGGTCCGCCTCCGACTGA